In one window of Romboutsia hominis DNA:
- the flhA gene encoding flagellar biosynthesis protein FlhA has translation MEKLDLKKRFDIIVGFGIIGIVLMIIIPLPPFLLDVMLTLNIAFSLLILLLTLFSTNILQLSIFPTILLVTTLFRLALNISSTRLILGQGYAGNVIESFGSFVVGGNYVVGVIIFLIIIIIQFIVITNGSSRVSEVSARFTLDAMPGKQMSIDADLNSGTIDEKTARIRRRELQQEADFYGAMDGASKFVKGDAIAGIIITTINVLGGIIIGVIMLGMSFSESVQTYIRLTIGDGLVSQIPALLISTSAGILVTRSDSDESFGNLLGKQLISIPKAIGMTGIVLIVLGFLPGLPKLSFFSLGIGAVGISFLLNKAEKEKEAESYDLEYKEEDAQASLENAEDVSKLINVEPIEVEIGYGLIPLVDESNGGDLLQRIVSVRRQCAIDMGIIVQPIRIRDNLQLNSNQYSIKIKGIAVATYDLMPSMLLCMNPMGIDSSIEGIQTKEPTFGLDALWINKDKAEEAELYGFTVVDPTTILVTHLLEVIKSKSHELLGRQEVKEIIDETKERYSAVVEELIPDLMTLGEIQKVFKNLLKEKIAIKDRVTILETLADNARNTKDIELLTEYVRMAMSRSICSELIDEDNSITVATLSMEIENLIGNNLQRSVNGTYPAIDPDTTNKIFNSIQMTIEEINFTNNRPVLLVSPKIRAPFRKLVEIVFPNVSVLSLNEVPSDIQIKAQGVVNI, from the coding sequence ATGGAAAAACTAGATTTGAAGAAAAGATTTGATATAATAGTAGGATTTGGAATAATCGGCATTGTTTTAATGATAATAATACCACTACCTCCATTTCTATTGGATGTAATGCTAACATTAAATATAGCATTTTCATTACTAATATTATTACTTACACTTTTTTCAACTAATATATTACAACTATCAATATTTCCTACTATATTGCTTGTTACAACCTTATTTAGACTAGCTCTAAATATATCATCTACAAGACTTATATTAGGGCAAGGTTATGCAGGAAATGTAATAGAATCATTTGGAAGTTTCGTTGTAGGTGGCAATTATGTAGTTGGAGTAATAATATTTTTAATTATAATAATTATTCAGTTTATAGTCATAACAAATGGTTCAAGTAGAGTCTCTGAAGTTTCAGCAAGATTTACTCTTGATGCCATGCCAGGTAAACAAATGAGTATAGATGCTGATTTAAACTCAGGTACAATAGATGAAAAAACGGCAAGAATTAGAAGAAGAGAATTACAACAAGAAGCAGATTTCTATGGAGCTATGGATGGAGCATCTAAATTCGTAAAGGGAGATGCTATAGCAGGTATAATAATAACAACTATAAATGTATTAGGTGGAATTATTATAGGTGTTATAATGCTTGGGATGAGTTTTTCAGAATCTGTGCAAACATATATTAGACTTACAATAGGAGATGGTCTAGTTAGTCAAATACCAGCACTATTAATATCTACATCAGCAGGTATATTAGTAACTAGATCAGACTCAGATGAAAGTTTTGGAAATTTACTAGGAAAACAATTAATATCTATACCAAAAGCTATAGGAATGACAGGAATAGTTCTTATAGTATTAGGTTTTTTACCAGGGCTTCCAAAACTATCATTTTTCTCATTAGGTATAGGAGCAGTAGGAATTTCGTTTTTATTAAATAAAGCAGAAAAAGAAAAAGAAGCAGAATCTTATGACTTAGAATATAAAGAAGAAGATGCTCAAGCTAGTTTAGAAAACGCAGAAGATGTATCTAAGTTAATAAATGTAGAACCTATAGAAGTAGAAATAGGATATGGTCTAATTCCCCTAGTAGATGAAAGTAATGGAGGAGACTTACTACAAAGAATTGTATCAGTAAGAAGACAATGTGCTATTGATATGGGTATAATAGTTCAACCAATAAGAATAAGAGATAATTTACAGCTAAATTCAAATCAATATAGTATAAAAATAAAAGGAATTGCAGTAGCAACATATGATTTAATGCCATCTATGTTACTTTGTATGAATCCAATGGGAATAGATTCAAGTATAGAAGGTATACAAACAAAAGAACCTACATTTGGCCTTGATGCTTTATGGATAAATAAAGATAAAGCAGAAGAAGCAGAATTATATGGGTTTACAGTTGTAGATCCTACTACAATTTTAGTAACACATCTATTAGAAGTTATAAAGTCGAAGTCTCATGAACTTTTAGGACGACAAGAAGTTAAAGAAATAATAGATGAAACAAAAGAAAGATATAGTGCTGTTGTTGAAGAGCTAATTCCGGATTTAATGACATTAGGTGAAATTCAAAAGGTATTTAAAAACCTTCTTAAAGAAAAAATTGCTATAAAAGATAGAGTAACTATTTTAGAAACTTTGGCAGATAATGCAAGAAATACTAAAGATATAGAACTTTTAACCGAATATGTAAGAATGGCAATGAGTAGAAGCATATGCTCGGAATTAATAGATGAGGATAACTCTATTACAGTAGCTACATTATCTATGGAAATAGAAAATTTAATCGGAAATAATCTTCAAAGGTCAGTAAATGGAACATATCCAGCTATAGACCCAGACACTACTAATAAAATATTTAATAGTATACAAATGACAATAGAAGAAATTAACTTTACGAATAACAGACCAGTATTACTGGTATCACCAAAGATAAGAGCACCTTTTAGAAAATTAGTTGAGATTGTATTTCCAAATGTCTCAGTACTATCTCTTAATGAAGTTCCAAGTGATATTCAGATAAAAGCTCAAGGTGTAGTAAATATATAA
- a CDS encoding sigma-70 family RNA polymerase sigma factor, whose product MNSHQQEELIISNMPLVKHIASKYYTSKMGMEYEDLVSYGVMGLIDATNKFDESRGVKFSTYASIRISSYIIDEIRKYSPISRMYMSKIKEYNKAVEILQNKFFRKPTIDEIANHMGVSKNEINDINVKMLDLNNVYLDNVIFDDENEVKLIDTLKEKEELSPTHLVEKDELQEIMAKAIDTLNEKDRLVLSLYYYEELTLKEIGLILGVSESRVSQLNSRAIKNLKLAMKKLKYID is encoded by the coding sequence ATGAATTCACATCAACAAGAAGAACTTATAATTAGTAATATGCCTCTTGTTAAGCATATTGCATCAAAATACTATACGAGCAAAATGGGAATGGAATATGAAGATTTAGTTAGTTATGGAGTCATGGGACTTATAGACGCAACTAATAAGTTTGATGAAAGTAGAGGAGTGAAATTTTCAACTTATGCATCTATAAGAATATCATCTTATATAATTGATGAAATAAGAAAATACTCACCTATATCTAGAATGTATATGAGCAAAATAAAAGAATATAATAAGGCTGTAGAAATTTTGCAAAATAAATTTTTTAGAAAACCAACTATAGATGAAATAGCAAATCATATGGGTGTTAGTAAAAATGAAATTAATGATATAAATGTAAAAATGTTAGATTTAAACAACGTATATCTTGATAATGTAATTTTTGATGATGAAAATGAAGTTAAGCTTATAGATACTTTAAAAGAAAAAGAAGAGTTATCTCCGACACATTTAGTTGAAAAAGATGAGCTACAAGAAATAATGGCAAAGGCTATAGATACCCTTAATGAAAAAGATAGGCTTGTTTTATCTTTATACTATTATGAGGAATTAACATTAAAAGAAATAGGATTAATATTAGGGGTTTCTGAGTCTAGAGTATCCCAATTAAATAGTAGAGCCATAAAGAATTTAAAGTTAGCTATGAAAAAGTTAAAATATATAGACTAA
- a CDS encoding flagellar hook-basal body complex protein has translation MIRGLYTSVSAMMALEAKQSIVTNNLANVNTVGYKEDTLVEKSFDEIMLSNNDNYINGIAHKQKLGGLSFGTRIDENATNHKQGAHISTENNTDFAIDGDGFFKVLDHNNKTFYTRNGSFNIDNQGYLVTKSGDYVLGTNRNTNNSEPIYVGHGKLVINPDNSISIDGNKMYDFNIVKFDNKHDLTKSGNNLYNGKNEIKTNNIKIKQGYLEGSNVDSIGTMSSLMETVKLFEANQKVIQTIDSTLSKVANEIGTVR, from the coding sequence ATGATAAGAGGATTATATACGTCTGTATCTGCCATGATGGCATTAGAAGCTAAACAAAGTATTGTTACAAATAATTTAGCCAATGTAAATACTGTAGGTTATAAAGAAGATACTTTAGTTGAGAAAAGTTTTGATGAAATTATGCTATCAAATAATGACAATTACATAAATGGAATTGCTCATAAACAAAAGCTAGGTGGATTAAGCTTTGGTACAAGAATAGATGAGAATGCTACAAATCATAAACAAGGTGCACATATTTCAACTGAAAACAATACTGACTTTGCTATAGATGGTGATGGATTTTTCAAGGTATTAGATCATAATAATAAAACATTTTATACGAGAAACGGATCTTTTAATATTGATAATCAAGGGTATTTAGTAACAAAATCAGGGGATTATGTACTTGGAACAAACAGAAATACAAATAATTCAGAGCCTATATATGTCGGACATGGAAAGCTAGTTATAAATCCAGATAATAGTATAAGCATAGATGGTAATAAAATGTATGATTTTAATATAGTTAAGTTTGATAATAAACATGATTTAACAAAGAGTGGAAATAATCTATATAATGGTAAAAATGAAATAAAAACCAATAATATAAAGATCAAACAAGGGTATTTAGAAGGTTCAAATGTTGATAGTATAGGTACAATGTCATCATTAATGGAGACTGTAAAACTATTTGAAGCAAATCAAAAAGTTATTCAAACGATAGATTCTACTCTTAGTAAAGTCGCAAATGAAATTGGAACAGTAAGATAA
- a CDS encoding flagellar hook-basal body complex protein — translation MYNIMKNSVSAMSASQGKIEVTSNNMVNVQTTGYKKLDIGFLDLYNETLDRSYYPHNNNNNTGTGVKVSQSFRNLSQGAIKDTGIKSNLAIDGDGFFRVINQNGTFSYTRNGEFNVDSNGDLVDDKGNKLDIQVINGNDVNLSKGEVSINKLGEIFVDKEEVGKINLYKVQGDKDFIPAGDNLFNLRDGAKIELVTNSNILQGYVEMSNVNMETEMTDLIIAQRSFQFNSKGLQATDDMWSMINNLQSR, via the coding sequence ATGTACAATATAATGAAAAATAGCGTATCTGCAATGTCTGCAAGTCAAGGGAAAATAGAGGTAACTTCAAATAATATGGTGAATGTGCAGACTACAGGGTATAAGAAATTAGACATTGGTTTTTTAGATTTGTATAATGAAACATTAGATAGAAGCTACTATCCACACAATAATAATAACAATACTGGTACTGGAGTAAAAGTATCTCAATCTTTTAGAAACTTATCCCAAGGAGCAATAAAGGATACAGGAATAAAAAGTAATTTAGCTATAGATGGAGATGGATTTTTTAGAGTTATAAATCAAAATGGTACATTTAGTTATACTAGAAATGGAGAATTTAATGTAGATTCAAATGGTGATTTAGTTGATGATAAGGGAAATAAATTAGATATACAAGTTATAAATGGAAATGATGTTAATTTATCAAAAGGAGAAGTAAGCATAAATAAGTTGGGAGAAATATTTGTAGATAAAGAAGAAGTTGGTAAGATAAATTTATATAAAGTACAAGGCGATAAAGATTTTATTCCTGCAGGTGATAATTTATTTAATTTAAGAGATGGCGCTAAAATTGAGTTAGTAACTAATTCAAATATACTACAAGGATATGTGGAAATGTCTAATGTAAATATGGAAACTGAAATGACAGACTTAATCATAGCTCAGAGAAGTTTCCAATTTAATAGTAAGGGGCTACAAGCTACTGATGATATGTGGAGTATGATAAATAATCTACAAAGTAGATAA
- a CDS encoding flagellar motor switch protein FliM, translating into MEQNVKTYDFKKPQRYSTDNMRFLSVISEDYCKNTNLFLAYELKRPNITCKVEKVEQTNYEEFINSISPKSVIVEHAIQPLVKDLIYQIDKSVALTYIDLMLGGDGVFENYERDLTEIDKQLIFHLCTKLLTRLYIVETCKSREVLRVHSNAGASKKYPVSESVLIAHMKMMYGDKEIGKMRFCNPYSCMEPILDQLETKILFRNKNIEYDFEFTNAIYNNVCGANVDIVARLGETNISVEDLLNLQVGDILSLDTKVAGDLDLYVAGAKAFKCKPGLIKNKKGVIITNSIRKEG; encoded by the coding sequence ATGGAACAAAATGTAAAAACATATGATTTTAAAAAACCACAAAGATATTCAACTGATAACATGAGATTTTTATCTGTTATATCTGAAGACTATTGCAAAAATACAAATTTATTTTTAGCATATGAGTTAAAAAGACCTAATATAACTTGCAAGGTTGAAAAAGTAGAACAAACAAATTATGAAGAATTTATTAACTCAATAAGTCCAAAATCAGTTATCGTAGAACATGCAATACAACCACTAGTAAAGGATCTTATTTATCAAATTGATAAATCTGTAGCATTAACATACATAGATTTAATGCTAGGTGGAGATGGAGTATTTGAAAATTATGAAAGAGATTTAACAGAAATTGATAAGCAATTAATTTTTCATTTATGCACAAAATTGTTAACTAGGTTATATATAGTTGAGACTTGTAAATCAAGAGAAGTATTAAGAGTACATTCAAATGCAGGTGCTAGTAAAAAGTATCCAGTAAGTGAATCAGTACTTATAGCTCATATGAAAATGATGTATGGAGACAAAGAAATCGGAAAAATGCGCTTTTGCAACCCTTATAGTTGCATGGAACCAATATTAGATCAACTAGAAACGAAGATATTATTTAGAAATAAGAATATAGAGTATGATTTTGAATTTACAAATGCAATTTATAACAATGTTTGTGGTGCAAATGTAGATATAGTAGCTAGACTAGGTGAAACAAATATAAGTGTTGAGGATTTATTAAACTTACAAGTTGGTGATATTTTATCACTAGATACAAAAGTAGCAGGAGATTTAGATTTGTATGTTGCAGGGGCTAAAGCATTTAAGTGTAAACCTGGACTTATAAAAAATAAAAAAGGTGTTATAATAACAAACTCTATAAGAAAGGAAGGGTAG
- the fliN gene encoding flagellar motor switch protein FliN, translating to MSEKFDRVLDIELKVSAILGRTKMSLKDIFELSKGSLIELDTFEDQEVEIYVNGRKIGYGQVVVVDRNFGIRITSILGEEELVKTLS from the coding sequence ATGAGTGAAAAATTTGATAGAGTATTAGATATAGAATTAAAAGTTAGTGCTATACTTGGAAGAACTAAGATGTCTTTAAAAGATATATTTGAGTTATCTAAAGGATCTTTAATAGAATTAGATACATTCGAAGATCAAGAAGTAGAAATATATGTAAATGGAAGAAAAATAGGTTATGGACAAGTTGTAGTAGTAGATAGAAATTTCGGTATAAGAATAACAAGTATATTAGGAGAAGAAGAATTAGTAAAAACTTTAAGCTAA
- a CDS encoding methyl-accepting chemotaxis protein, with protein MRKFKDLKIGRKLAISFIIVLLLATFSSIYTISKLKEAEELNSQLFNGPYVGTNETMGIRRDLVSAGRNTVNIVLRQKPDVYFQKAKENFDSINNRIDKISKTFTGDKSDLEEVRTAVNNYKLECQNIYDVARTGDYKKAMEMSDENTPFYNDYNKAVDLAVKLNEGSNQRGIEFNKNIHETVKNAIIASVAVSVLTIVVGLAISIYITKSLTKPIEEIEEASNKMANGDFDINIEYESKDELGLLSESMRHMSKEVKSIVDDTVCVLGELAKGNFNVETNVEYIGVFKDIEKSVTRISNDLSETIAQINAAAEEVEAASNQVSSGSQMLAQGATEQASAIQELSATIIEISDKIKETADNARNANSLTNSSAKQVQEGNEQMKQMVNAMEEISFTSNEISRIIKTIDDIAFQTNILALNAAVEAARAGSAGKGFAVVADEVRNLAAKSAEAAKNTATLIENSMEAVNKGTEIVDNTAQSLQKIIDTTNRTTVIVNDIAKTSEEEAVAIAQVTLGVEQISEVVQTNSATSEESAAASEELSGQAQMLKSLIENFRLKDVNSSNRSINFNTDEASYFEMNEF; from the coding sequence ATGAGAAAGTTTAAAGATTTAAAAATAGGTAGAAAACTTGCAATATCATTTATAATTGTATTACTACTTGCTACATTTTCAAGTATATATACAATATCGAAATTAAAAGAAGCGGAAGAGTTAAATTCTCAGCTATTTAATGGACCGTATGTAGGAACTAATGAAACTATGGGTATACGTAGGGATTTAGTTTCTGCCGGAAGAAATACAGTTAATATCGTACTTAGACAAAAGCCTGATGTTTACTTCCAAAAGGCAAAAGAAAATTTTGACAGTATAAACAATAGAATAGATAAAATATCTAAAACATTTACAGGAGATAAAAGTGATCTTGAAGAGGTTAGAACTGCTGTAAATAATTATAAATTAGAGTGTCAAAATATTTATGATGTGGCAAGAACTGGTGATTACAAAAAAGCTATGGAAATGAGTGATGAAAATACTCCATTTTATAATGATTATAACAAAGCTGTAGATCTTGCTGTAAAGTTAAACGAAGGATCTAACCAAAGAGGTATTGAATTTAATAAAAACATCCATGAAACAGTAAAAAATGCAATAATTGCATCTGTAGCCGTAAGTGTATTAACTATAGTTGTCGGTCTTGCTATATCAATTTATATAACAAAATCTTTAACAAAGCCAATTGAAGAAATAGAAGAAGCTTCAAATAAAATGGCAAATGGAGATTTTGATATAAATATAGAATACGAATCAAAAGATGAATTAGGTTTATTATCTGAAAGTATGCGTCATATGAGTAAAGAAGTAAAATCAATAGTAGATGACACTGTTTGTGTACTAGGAGAACTTGCTAAAGGTAACTTTAATGTTGAAACTAATGTTGAATATATAGGCGTATTTAAAGATATAGAAAAGTCTGTTACAAGAATAAGTAATGATTTAAGTGAAACAATAGCACAAATAAATGCAGCTGCAGAAGAAGTTGAAGCAGCATCAAATCAAGTTTCAAGTGGATCACAAATGTTAGCTCAAGGTGCTACAGAACAAGCAAGTGCTATACAAGAATTATCAGCAACAATAATAGAAATATCAGATAAGATAAAAGAAACAGCTGACAATGCAAGAAATGCTAACTCATTAACTAACAGTTCTGCAAAACAAGTTCAAGAAGGTAATGAACAAATGAAACAAATGGTAAATGCTATGGAAGAAATATCATTTACGTCTAACGAAATAAGCAGAATTATAAAAACTATAGACGATATAGCATTCCAAACAAATATACTAGCACTTAATGCTGCTGTTGAGGCTGCTAGAGCAGGTTCTGCAGGTAAAGGATTTGCTGTAGTTGCAGATGAAGTAAGAAATCTAGCTGCTAAATCAGCAGAAGCTGCAAAGAACACAGCTACATTAATTGAAAATTCTATGGAAGCTGTAAATAAAGGAACTGAAATAGTTGATAATACAGCACAATCTCTTCAAAAGATAATAGATACAACAAACAGAACTACTGTTATAGTAAATGATATAGCTAAAACATCAGAAGAAGAAGCTGTTGCTATAGCTCAAGTTACATTAGGTGTTGAACAAATTTCTGAAGTGGTGCAAACAAATTCAGCAACTTCAGAAGAAAGTGCTGCAGCAAGTGAAGAATTAAGTGGTCAAGCACAAATGTTAAAATCACTTATTGAAAACTTTAGATTAAAAGATGTAAATAGTTCAAATAGATCAATAAACTTTAATACTGACGAAGCTAGCTATTTTGAAATGAATGAGTTTTAG
- a CDS encoding chemotaxis protein CheA: MSGVDSLNEFYVHENMQLLEQLEEILLAGQSENGKLDKEHIEEIFRAMHTIKGSSAMMGYDSLTKLTHSVEDIFDAIRNGLELSSNQWDEVVDLVLASIDFLKEEMLNIQDGLLPEASIEELHDKAINFLKSATNKEDDIDNKSNENIQELAENKEEKITAKNSNENYLCAKVFFEKGCAMESIRALGVLTILQSLCSEVKHIPQDLDSDCDDVIIKDGFVLYMRTVQEQSLIEEAIKDTMFLDKYEIHRLNDEELESVFGIIAPKEEIKEEKNCDINEEIIEAPKEESAEVVEESKEQSTNIIEEKQAQVQKKDKKEEQNQGHAHSKNSYLTVNINKIDTLMNLVGEIVTTESMVEKQSQVENFDRDSFEKQARRLHQLTNELQDVVMSMRMVPISSTFTKMQRVVRDMSRKTGKLVDLVLIGEQTEVDRNILENISDPLMHMIRNSMDHGIETLEERKNTTKPERATVTLEAKNTGGDVVIIIKDDGRGLNKETIVKKAIEKGITTKSIDEISDKEAYNFIMAPGFSTKEAVSEYSGRGVGMDVVYTNIRKLRGSISIDSEPGNGTTFILRIPLTLAIVDGMKVNIGDQIYIIPALSIKEVFRQGDYEIVKNPNGQEHSIIRGNCYEIVRVSNVLGINSEKNDEGIMILVESEMGNVCIIVDGILGQQQVVIKPIPTLLTQFDKVQSYMSGCSILEDGSISLILDVNAIIHK; the protein is encoded by the coding sequence ATGAGTGGAGTAGATTCTTTAAATGAATTTTATGTGCATGAAAATATGCAGTTATTAGAACAATTGGAAGAGATTTTACTTGCAGGTCAATCAGAAAATGGGAAGTTAGATAAAGAGCATATAGAAGAAATTTTCCGAGCGATGCATACTATTAAAGGTTCGTCTGCAATGATGGGGTATGATAGTTTAACAAAATTAACTCATAGTGTAGAAGACATATTTGATGCAATACGTAATGGGTTAGAACTTTCAAGTAATCAGTGGGATGAAGTTGTTGATCTTGTTTTAGCGAGTATAGATTTCTTGAAAGAAGAAATGTTAAATATTCAAGATGGTCTTCTTCCAGAAGCAAGTATTGAAGAACTACATGATAAGGCAATTAATTTTTTAAAAAGTGCAACAAATAAAGAAGATGATATAGATAATAAATCAAATGAAAATATACAAGAGTTAGCGGAAAATAAAGAAGAAAAAATTACAGCTAAAAATAGTAATGAAAATTATTTATGTGCAAAAGTATTCTTTGAAAAAGGATGTGCAATGGAAAGCATAAGGGCTTTAGGTGTACTAACAATATTACAAAGTCTATGCTCTGAAGTAAAGCATATACCACAAGATTTAGATTCAGACTGTGATGATGTAATAATTAAAGACGGATTTGTATTATATATGAGAACAGTTCAGGAACAATCATTAATAGAAGAAGCTATAAAAGATACAATGTTTTTAGATAAATACGAAATACATAGACTAAATGATGAAGAGTTAGAAAGTGTATTTGGAATAATTGCTCCAAAAGAAGAAATAAAGGAAGAAAAAAATTGTGATATTAATGAAGAAATAATAGAAGCTCCAAAAGAAGAAAGTGCAGAGGTAGTAGAAGAGTCAAAAGAACAAAGTACAAATATAATAGAGGAAAAACAAGCACAAGTTCAAAAGAAAGATAAAAAAGAAGAACAAAATCAAGGTCATGCACATAGTAAAAATAGCTATCTAACAGTAAATATTAATAAAATAGATACATTAATGAACCTTGTTGGAGAAATAGTTACTACAGAGTCAATGGTAGAAAAGCAATCTCAAGTAGAAAACTTTGACAGAGATAGCTTTGAAAAACAAGCTAGAAGGCTTCACCAATTAACTAATGAATTACAAGATGTTGTAATGTCTATGCGTATGGTTCCAATATCTTCAACCTTTACTAAAATGCAAAGAGTTGTAAGAGATATGAGTAGAAAAACTGGAAAATTAGTAGACTTAGTTTTAATAGGAGAGCAAACAGAAGTAGATAGAAACATATTAGAAAATATTTCAGATCCTTTAATGCACATGATTAGAAATAGTATGGATCATGGTATTGAAACTTTGGAAGAACGTAAAAATACAACTAAGCCAGAAAGAGCTACTGTAACATTAGAAGCTAAAAATACTGGTGGAGATGTTGTAATAATAATTAAAGATGATGGTAGAGGTTTAAATAAAGAAACTATAGTAAAAAAAGCTATTGAAAAAGGAATAACAACTAAAAGTATAGATGAAATAAGTGACAAAGAAGCATATAACTTTATAATGGCACCAGGCTTTTCAACAAAAGAAGCAGTAAGTGAATACTCTGGAAGAGGAGTAGGTATGGATGTTGTATATACCAATATACGTAAGTTAAGAGGCTCAATAAGTATTGATAGCGAGCCAGGAAATGGTACAACATTTATACTTAGAATTCCTTTAACATTAGCGATAGTAGATGGAATGAAGGTAAATATAGGGGATCAAATTTATATTATACCAGCTCTAAGTATAAAAGAAGTATTTAGACAAGGAGACTATGAAATAGTTAAAAATCCTAATGGGCAAGAACATAGCATTATAAGAGGAAATTGCTATGAAATAGTAAGGGTTTCTAATGTATTAGGTATTAACTCTGAGAAAAATGATGAAGGTATTATGATATTAGTAGAGTCTGAAATGGGAAATGTGTGTATCATAGTAGATGGAATTTTAGGTCAACAACAAGTGGTTATAAAGCCAATACCGACTTTACTTACTCAATTTGACAAAGTTCAATCTTATATGTCAGGATGCTCTATTTTAGAAGATGGCTCAATTAGTTTAATACTTGATGTAAATGCAATAATACACAAGTAA